The proteins below are encoded in one region of Helianthus annuus cultivar XRQ/B chromosome 2, HanXRQr2.0-SUNRISE, whole genome shotgun sequence:
- the LOC110914629 gene encoding coenzyme Q-binding protein COQ10 homolog, mitochondrial produces the protein MLSLKSTSKAVGKLITSKNSGKRLIRCLQNNPELESYVQSRCFKTIGTTTIETLPSSSHPVAGLRKDVPFSLQNTSSGILIQKRGFLGCGDGDEGSNVLSKIHEEKRIMGYSPEQLFAVVAAVDMYQDFLPWCQRSDIVQRHSDSSFDAELEIGFKFLVESYVSHVQLVKPKMIKTTSSQSSLFDHLINVWEFNPGPVPGTCDLHFFVDFKFQSPLYSQMASMFFKEVVTRIVSSFNDRCRLIYGPGVSVHGKTIERNA, from the exons ATGTTATCATTGAAGTCAACTTCAAAGGCCGTGGGGAAGTTGATTACTTCCAAAAACAGTGGCAAACGGTTAATAAGATGCTTACAAAACAACCCTGAATTGGAAAGTTACGTTCAGAGTCGGTGTTTCAAAACCATTGGTACTACTACTATTGAAACATTACCATCTTCTTCTCATCCGGTTGCTGGTCTTCGTAAGGATGTTCCTTTCTCCTTGCAAAATACGTCTTCTGGTATTCTTATTCAAAAGCGGGGATTTCTGGGCTGTGGTGACGGGGATGAAGGAAGTAATGTTTTGTCTAAAATTCATGAGGAGAAGCGTATTatggg ATATTCTCCAGAGCAATTATTTGCAGTAGTTGCTGCTGTAGATATGTATCAGGATTTTCTTCCATGGTGTCAGCGATCGGATATAGTTCAACGTCATTCAGATTCGTCTTTTGACGCTGAGTTggaaattggttttaaatttctTGTTGAAAGCTATGTATCTCATGTGCAATTGGTAAAACCGAAAATGATAAAG ACGACATCTTCACAAAGCAGCCTTTTTGATCATTTAATAAACGTTTGGGAGTTCAATCCTGGACCTGTTCCGGGAACATGCGATCTTCATTTCTTTGTGGATTTTAAGTTCCAGTCACCCTTATACTCGCAG ATGGCATCCATGTTCTTTAAGGAAGTGGTCACTCGAATAGTTAGTTCGTTCAATGACCGTTGTCGTTTGATATACGGGCCCGGGGTCTCGGTTCATGGAAAAACTATTGAACGAAATGCATGA
- the LOC110914622 gene encoding protein WEAK CHLOROPLAST MOVEMENT UNDER BLUE LIGHT 1 → MDEEKVGEKNSNEANPGDQDSPDYGSEDSFVTPDSSSGRFNIDVSPNEDRSGSGKRSEKHDSKDSGSSNKQPEKNESKDSGSNKQPEKNESKDSGSNKQPEKNELKDSGSNKQPEKGDSKDGHVVDTAKPLSVKEAVSKFGAIVDWKTHRAQKNERRKFIEQELEKAQEEIPIFKQKSELAEQAKQKALKHLDGTKRLIQELKLNLERAQTEERQAKQDSELAQLRLQELEQGITDESSSVAAKTQLEVAKARHENAASELITARAELEETCRDYEILISERDFAVQKAKEEVSAARELEEEVENLTIQLITTKESIEHIHVSHLETEEHWVHEANERDQELLALDQELKRTEQELEKVKQEIVRAEDLKSKLQTASRLLHSLKDELAVYMQGKVPEEDHEKFTRKDVQSGVAIAKKNLDEVIRNIEKTTEEIMSLKTAAKSLTAQLEGEKQVLENIRKQKGLGADTVVNLESEMKRARLELEEIRRKEKEAREKLVELPKQLQKAGEDAEHAKLFAEGARLVLKRAKIAADQSKNEASSILSQLATIEKEIEAARAQEKLALGAISALYESESARITKKEDPKGGITITLEEYYELSKRAHDAEEAAGKRVGEAMAQIDEAKESEMQSLNKLLQLNSEIAAQKEALNVALQKAEMAKESKSNIEDELKRRNGETREEVGLSSRDETSKTQNETTSDKLVASSSSKKEGSSKGKSNTNEGKSSSVRGLFKKKKFMPKFSLMFMGKKKSTSNKHS, encoded by the exons ATGGATGAAGAGAAAGTTGGGGAAAAAAATTCAAATGAAGCAAACCCCGGTGATCAAGACTCCCCTGATTATGGCAGTGAGGATTCATTTGTAACTCCAGATTCATCTTCAGGACGGTTTAACATCGATGTTTCTCCAAATGAAGACAGAAGTGGTTCAGGTAAACGGTCTGAAAAGCATGACTCGAAAGATAGTGGTTCATCAAATAAACAGCCTGAAAAGAATGAGTCGAAAGATAGTGGTTCGAATAAACAGCCTGAAAAGAATGAGTCGAAAGATAGTGGTTCGAACAAACAGCCTGAAAAGAATGAGTTGAAAGATAGTGGTTCGAATAAACAGCCTGAAAAGGGTGACTCGAAAGATGGTCATGTTGTTGATACAGCTAAACCGTTATCTGTTAAAGAAGCTGTTTCCAAGTTTGGTGCTATTGTCGACTGGAAAACTCACCGAGCTCAGAAGAATGAG AGACGCAAGTTCATAGAACAAGAACTCGAAAAGGCCCAAGAGGAGATACCAATATTCAAACAAAAATCCGAGCTAGCCGAACAAGCAAAACAAAAGGCATTAAAACACCTAGACGGTACCAAAAGGTTAATACAAGAACTCAAACTGAATCTAGAACGAGCCCAAACCGAAGAACGCCAAGCCAAACAAGACTCAGAACTCGCGCAGTTACGCctccaagaacttgaacaaggAATCACCGATGAATCATCAAGTGTAGCAGCCAAAACCCAACTCGAAGTAGCCAAAGCCCGCCACGAAAATGCAGCTTCAGAACTCATAACGGCCAGAGCAGAACTCGAAGAAACGTGCAGAGACTATGAAATATTAATATCCGAACGAGACTTTGCGGTTCAGAAAGCGAAAGAAGAAGTGTCCGCAGCTAGAGAACTCGAAGAAGAAGTCGAAAACTTAACGATCCAGCTCATAACAACGAAAGAATCTATTGAGCACATACATGTTTCACATTTGGAAACCGAAGAACATTGGGTTCACGAAGCGAACGAACGAGATCAAGAACTGTTGGCGTTGGATCAGGAACTGAAACGAACCGAACAAGAGTTAGAGAAAGTTAAACAAGAGATTGTTAGAGCAGAAGACTTGAAGTCGAAGCTCCAAACCGCTTCGCGGTTACTTCATAGTTTAAAAGATGAATTAGCGGTTTATATGCAAGGGAAGGTGCCTGAAGAAGATCATGAGAAGTTTACGCGTAAAGATGTACAATCAGGTGTCGCGATAGCGAAGAAGAATCTTGATGAAGTTATTCGTAATATCGAAAAAACAACCGAAGAGATAATGAGTTTGAAAACCGCTGCAAAGTCGTTAACCGCACAACTAGAGGGTGAGAAACAAGTTTTGGAGAATATCCGAAAGCAAAAAGGGTTAGGAGCGGATACGGTTGTGAATCTTGAATCCGAGATGAAAAGGGCCCGATTAGAACTCGAAGAGATtcgaagaaaagaaaaagaagcccGTGAAAAGCTTGTGGAACTCCCGAAACAGTTGCAAAAAGCAGGTGAAGACGCTGAACACGCTAAGTTGTTTGCCGAAGGAGCCCGTTTGGTGTTGAAAAGAGCGAAAATAGCGGCTGATCAATCCAAAAATGAAGCGAGTTCAATACTGAGTCAACTCGCTACGATTGAGAAGGAGATCGAGGCTGCACGGGCTCAGGAGAAGTTAGCATTAGGAGCCATTAGCGCGCTATACGAGAGTGAGTCGGCTCGTATTACGAAAAAAGAAGACCCAAAAGGCGGGATCACGATCACGTTAGAGGAGTATTATGAACTAAGTAAACGGGCCCATGATGCGGAAGAAGCGGCTGGTAAACGGGTTGGTGAAGCCATGGCTCAAATTGATGAAGCAAAGGAGTCAGAAATGCAAAGTTTGAATAAACTTTTACAACTGAACTCGGAAATCGCTGCGCAAAAAGAAGCGTTGAATGTTGCGTTGCAAAAGGCGGAAATGGCTAAAGAGTCGAAGTCGAATATAGAAGACGAGCTCAAGAGACGAAATGGTGAAACGCGAGAAGAGGTGGGTTTGAGCTCAAGAGATGAAACGTCGAAAACGCAGAATGAAACGACATCAGATAAACTTGTTGCATCAAGCAGTTCGAAGAAGGAAGGATCTTCAAAAGGAAAAAGTAACACTAATGAGGGGAAATCTAGTAGTGTTAGAGGGTTGTTTAAGAAAAAGAAGTTTATGCCAAAGTTTTCACTCATGTTTATGGGGAAGAAAAAATCGACTTCGAATAAGCATTCTTGA